A DNA window from Stenotrophomonas sp. 57 contains the following coding sequences:
- a CDS encoding cytochrome bc complex cytochrome b subunit: MANILSRTASGVADWVNARAPGLMPVYRKHVSEYYAPKNFNIWYYFGSLALLVLVNQIVTGIFLTMHYKTNAAEAFGSIEYIMRDVEWGWLIRYMHSTGASLFFIVVYLHMFRGLLYGSYQKPRELVWILGMLIYLVLMAEAFMGYVLPWGQMSFWGAKVIISLFGAIPVIGNGLTEWIMGDYLPSDATLNRFFALHVIALPLVLLLLVVLHLGALHEVGSNNPDGVEIKKGPKGNRWSPSAPADGIPFHPYYTLKDGVGAGFLLIIAAFIIFFAPGFGGLFLEHDNFTEANRLVTPEHIKPVWYYTPYYAMLRVVPNKLGGVLVMFSAIAILFLVPWLDKAKVKSVRYRGWISKVMLGVLAVCFVWLGVIGSGPGTDVHETYIGRVLTFLYFAFFITMPLWTRLDKTKPVPERVTTHD; encoded by the coding sequence ATGGCCAATATCCTCAGCCGTACCGCCAGCGGCGTGGCCGACTGGGTCAACGCCCGCGCGCCCGGCCTGATGCCGGTCTACCGCAAGCACGTCAGCGAGTACTACGCGCCGAAGAACTTCAACATCTGGTACTACTTCGGTTCGCTGGCGCTGCTGGTGCTGGTCAACCAGATCGTCACCGGCATCTTCCTGACGATGCACTACAAGACCAACGCCGCCGAGGCGTTCGGTTCCATCGAATACATCATGCGGGACGTGGAGTGGGGCTGGCTGATCCGCTACATGCACTCCACCGGGGCCTCGCTGTTCTTCATCGTGGTCTACCTGCACATGTTCCGCGGTCTGCTGTACGGCAGTTACCAGAAGCCGCGCGAGCTGGTGTGGATCCTGGGCATGCTGATCTACCTGGTGCTGATGGCCGAAGCCTTCATGGGTTACGTGCTGCCGTGGGGCCAGATGTCGTTCTGGGGCGCCAAGGTGATCATCTCGCTGTTCGGCGCGATACCGGTGATCGGCAATGGCCTGACCGAATGGATCATGGGCGACTACCTGCCCAGTGATGCCACGCTCAACCGCTTCTTCGCACTGCATGTCATCGCATTGCCGCTGGTGCTGTTGCTGCTGGTGGTACTGCACCTGGGCGCGCTGCACGAAGTGGGTTCGAACAACCCCGATGGCGTGGAGATCAAGAAGGGGCCGAAGGGCAACCGCTGGTCGCCGAGCGCACCGGCCGACGGCATTCCGTTCCACCCGTACTACACGCTCAAGGATGGCGTCGGCGCCGGCTTCCTGCTGATCATCGCTGCCTTCATCATCTTCTTCGCCCCCGGTTTCGGCGGCCTGTTCCTGGAGCACGACAACTTCACCGAGGCCAACCGCCTGGTGACCCCGGAACACATCAAGCCGGTCTGGTACTACACGCCGTACTACGCGATGTTGCGGGTGGTGCCGAACAAGCTGGGTGGCGTGCTGGTGATGTTCTCGGCCATCGCGATCCTGTTCCTGGTGCCATGGCTGGACAAGGCGAAGGTGAAGTCGGTGCGCTACCGCGGCTGGATCTCGAAGGTGATGCTGGGCGTGCTGGCGGTGTGCTTCGTGTGGCTGGGCGTAATCGGCTCCGGTCCGGGCACCGACGTGCACGAGACCTACATCGGGCGGGTGCTGACCTTCCTGTACTTCGCGTTCTTCATCACCATGCCGCTATGGACACGGTTGGACAAGACCAAGCCGGTACCGGAGAGGGTGACCACCCATGACTGA
- a CDS encoding cytochrome c1, with the protein MTDRWMVRLAMTAALMLGSFLASAAEGGATLLQAGNDLGDRASLQRGAQLYMNYCSGCHALKYLRYSRMAQDLGLTEEEVMNNLNFTGSAIGDPIPVAMPKENAEKWFGKMPPDLSLISRVRGSDWVYTYLKSFYLDSSRPLGWNNALFANASMPNPLWEMQGLQHAVHGKAEAPGMDPPVTGLKIETPGSVDAGQYDQAVRDITNFLEYAGEPAALKRQQLGVWVILFLALLTFLLYLLKKEYWKDVH; encoded by the coding sequence ATGACTGATCGCTGGATGGTCCGGCTGGCCATGACGGCCGCCCTGATGCTGGGCAGTTTCCTGGCCTCCGCCGCCGAAGGTGGCGCCACGCTGCTGCAGGCCGGCAACGACCTGGGTGACCGTGCCTCGCTGCAGCGCGGCGCGCAGCTGTACATGAACTACTGCTCCGGCTGCCACGCGCTGAAGTACCTGCGCTACTCGCGGATGGCGCAGGACCTGGGCCTGACCGAAGAAGAGGTGATGAACAACCTCAACTTCACCGGCTCGGCGATCGGCGACCCGATCCCGGTGGCGATGCCGAAGGAGAACGCGGAGAAGTGGTTCGGCAAGATGCCACCCGATCTCAGCCTGATCTCGCGTGTGCGGGGCAGTGACTGGGTCTACACTTATCTCAAGTCGTTCTATCTGGACAGCAGCCGCCCGCTGGGCTGGAACAACGCGCTGTTCGCCAACGCGTCCATGCCCAACCCGCTGTGGGAGATGCAGGGCCTGCAGCATGCGGTGCACGGCAAGGCGGAAGCGCCCGGCATGGACCCGCCGGTGACCGGCCTGAAAATCGAAACGCCCGGGTCGGTCGATGCCGGCCAGTACGATCAGGCCGTGCGGGACATCACCAACTTCCTCGAATACGCCGGTGAACCGGCCGCGCTCAAGCGCCAGCAGCTGGGCGTGTGGGTGATCCTGTTCCTGGCCCTGCTGACGTTCCTGCTGTACCTGCTGAAGAAGGAATACTGGAAGGACGTTCACTGA
- a CDS encoding glutathione S-transferase N-terminal domain-containing protein translates to MAASVRMRNTLTLFSSNDDVLCHRVRLVLAAKGVTFDFVPVDPQNPPEDLIDLNPYHSVPTLVERELVLYAASVVSEYLDERYPHPPLMPVDPLSRARIRLAMLRIEHDWVPQVQAIQLGNKTQAEAGRKRLKELLTASLPLFKASKFFLNPEMSLADCAMAPIIWRLQSLDVPLPKDGKAIEDYGNRIFRHPGFVRSLTDQEKKLRDLPV, encoded by the coding sequence ATGGCGGCGAGCGTACGCATGCGCAATACACTGACGCTGTTTTCTTCGAACGACGATGTGCTGTGCCACCGTGTACGCCTGGTGCTGGCGGCCAAGGGGGTCACGTTCGACTTCGTTCCGGTCGATCCGCAGAACCCGCCTGAAGACCTGATCGACCTCAATCCATACCATTCGGTGCCGACCCTGGTCGAGCGCGAGCTGGTGCTGTACGCCGCCTCGGTGGTCAGCGAGTACCTGGATGAGCGTTATCCGCATCCGCCACTGATGCCGGTTGATCCGCTCTCCCGCGCACGCATCCGCTTGGCGATGCTGCGCATCGAGCACGACTGGGTGCCGCAGGTGCAGGCCATCCAGCTGGGCAACAAGACCCAGGCCGAGGCCGGGCGCAAGCGCCTGAAGGAGCTGCTGACCGCCTCGCTGCCGCTGTTCAAGGCCAGCAAGTTCTTCCTCAACCCGGAAATGAGCCTGGCCGACTGCGCGATGGCGCCGATCATCTGGCGCCTGCAGTCGCTGGATGTGCCGCTGCCGAAGGATGGCAAGGCGATCGAAGACTACGGCAACCGTATTTTCCGCCACCCCGGTTTCGTCCGCAGCCTGACCGACCAGGAAAAGAAGCTGCGCGATCTGCCGGTCTGA
- a CDS encoding ClpXP protease specificity-enhancing factor, whose product MTEDFFHMTSHRPYLLRALVEWINDNQLTPHILVDAGVPGVQVPPSAVKDGRVVLNIAERAVVRLMIDNEMVSFSARFSGTSYPVQVPISAVLAVYARETGQGMALPDDIPGSETAPTSDELLHEDGTPPDDTPPASPPPKGRPNLRVVK is encoded by the coding sequence ATGACCGAAGACTTCTTCCACATGACCAGCCACCGCCCGTACCTGCTGCGGGCGCTGGTGGAATGGATCAACGACAACCAGCTGACCCCGCATATCCTGGTCGACGCCGGCGTTCCCGGCGTGCAGGTCCCGCCTTCGGCGGTCAAGGATGGCCGGGTCGTGCTCAACATCGCCGAACGTGCCGTCGTGCGGCTGATGATCGACAACGAGATGGTGAGCTTCTCGGCGCGCTTCTCCGGCACCAGCTACCCGGTGCAGGTACCGATCAGCGCCGTGCTGGCCGTCTACGCCCGCGAGACCGGGCAGGGCATGGCGCTGCCGGATGACATTCCGGGCAGCGAGACCGCTCCGACCAGTGACGAGCTGCTGCACGAGGACGGTACGCCGCCGGACGATACGCCGCCGGCCAGTCCGCCACCGAAGGGCCGCCCGAATCTGCGCGTGGTCAAGTAA
- a CDS encoding DUF3301 domain-containing protein — MPTLLLLLIAGGIIYFFWNAARSAAERAVELGRNACRAADVQWLDQAVHATGLRLSRGEDGRLGFERTFKFEYSYDGLDRHVGRMVLRGDQLISFTGPGAARISQIRPDVGDAEDV; from the coding sequence ATGCCCACCCTGCTGCTGTTGCTGATTGCCGGCGGAATCATCTATTTCTTCTGGAACGCTGCGCGTTCGGCCGCCGAACGTGCGGTCGAGCTGGGCCGCAATGCCTGCCGCGCAGCCGATGTGCAATGGCTGGACCAGGCGGTTCACGCCACCGGCCTGCGCCTGTCGCGCGGCGAGGACGGACGGCTCGGCTTCGAACGCACCTTCAAGTTCGAGTATTCCTACGATGGCCTCGATCGCCACGTGGGCCGCATGGTGCTGCGCGGTGACCAGTTGATTTCGTTTACCGGCCCCGGCGCAGCGCGGATCAGCCAGATCCGGCCGGATGTGGGCGATGCCGAGGATGTGTAA
- a CDS encoding DUF2272 domain-containing protein: MRRMLLPACLLLAAAPLSAAAAEACDVPPRFGLSPLAVAIRNTACNEHRLWFRPFIDRDGRAASLSVTEAESDHLADNGLIAWRRVAGYWRDSGTLNAMGSIAGASSCLAPLGTRYTDSDCRAFLIDNPWSAAFISWVMVRAGVPGFNTSPRHIDYIRAAYQGGPSGVPHRLVDPATAKPAPGDLLCFLRDRSTTLSYSGLVQALGNGSVGHWKSHCEVVVAANLGGDQTLYLVGGNVMNTVAMRLLQLDRTGLIKLPPARERNSTGIDPSCTPGREEECSFNRQDWAALLQLTATSPLVMPSPTAAPMQPTSPTQPTQVPAPQVSGEPQSTR; the protein is encoded by the coding sequence ATGCGCCGGATGCTCTTGCCTGCCTGCCTGCTGCTGGCCGCGGCGCCGCTGTCCGCGGCGGCCGCCGAAGCCTGCGATGTGCCGCCGCGCTTCGGCCTCAGCCCCTTGGCCGTGGCCATCCGCAACACCGCCTGCAACGAGCACCGGCTGTGGTTCCGGCCCTTCATCGATCGTGATGGCCGCGCCGCCAGCCTCAGCGTCACCGAGGCCGAAAGCGATCACCTGGCCGACAACGGCCTGATCGCCTGGCGGCGCGTGGCCGGCTACTGGCGCGACAGCGGCACGCTCAATGCGATGGGCAGCATCGCCGGTGCCAGCAGCTGCCTGGCCCCGTTGGGCACGCGCTACACCGACAGCGACTGCCGGGCGTTCCTGATCGACAACCCGTGGTCGGCCGCCTTCATTTCCTGGGTGATGGTGCGCGCCGGTGTTCCGGGCTTCAACACCTCGCCCCGCCACATCGACTACATCCGCGCGGCGTACCAGGGCGGCCCATCGGGCGTGCCCCATCGGCTGGTCGACCCGGCCACCGCCAAGCCCGCGCCGGGCGACCTGCTGTGCTTCCTGCGTGACCGCAGCACCACGCTCAGCTACAGCGGGCTGGTGCAGGCGCTGGGCAATGGCTCGGTGGGCCATTGGAAATCGCATTGCGAAGTGGTGGTGGCGGCCAACCTCGGCGGCGACCAGACCCTGTACCTGGTGGGCGGCAACGTAATGAACACGGTGGCGATGCGGTTGCTGCAGCTGGATCGTACCGGGCTGATCAAGCTGCCTCCGGCGCGCGAACGCAACAGCACCGGCATCGACCCCAGCTGCACCCCCGGGCGCGAGGAAGAATGCAGTTTCAACCGCCAGGACTGGGCTGCGCTGCTGCAGCTGACCGCCACGTCACCGCTGGTGATGCCCTCGCCCACTGCCGCGCCGATGCAGCCTACCTCGCCGACGCAACCGACCCAGGTCCCGGCACCGCAGGTGTCGGGCGAACCACAATCGACACGGTGA
- the nadC gene encoding carboxylating nicotinate-nucleotide diphosphorylase — protein MSALPTPDAAVVAADVARALAEDLGSGDVTAALLPDQADSAYLLCKQDGVIAGRPWFDATHRALDPEVRIEWRVSEGDAVTAGTVLALLHGRSRSLVSAERTSLNFLQTLSGTATTTARYVAAVAGTGTRILDTRKTVPGLRLAQKYAVRCGGGENHRFGLYDTVMLKENHIRAAGSLAAAVAAARRQWPALPLVVEVEDLAQLRQALEAGCERILLDDFSPDLRREAVRITAGRIPLEVSGSVGLGGLRSIAEDGVDCISIGGLTKHVQAIDLSLKLGPPPG, from the coding sequence ATGAGCGCGCTGCCGACGCCGGATGCGGCCGTTGTCGCCGCCGATGTCGCGCGTGCGCTGGCCGAGGACCTGGGCAGCGGCGACGTCACCGCCGCCCTGCTGCCCGACCAGGCCGACAGCGCTTACCTGCTGTGCAAGCAGGACGGAGTGATCGCCGGTCGCCCCTGGTTCGACGCCACCCACCGCGCGCTCGACCCGGAGGTGCGCATCGAATGGCGTGTCTCCGAAGGTGACGCGGTCACTGCCGGCACCGTGCTGGCGCTGCTGCACGGGCGCAGCCGCAGCCTGGTCAGTGCCGAGCGCACCTCGCTGAACTTCCTGCAGACGCTGTCCGGCACCGCCACCACCACGGCCCGCTACGTGGCCGCCGTGGCCGGTACCGGCACGCGCATCCTCGACACCCGCAAGACCGTGCCCGGCCTGCGCCTGGCGCAGAAGTACGCGGTGCGATGCGGCGGCGGCGAGAACCACCGCTTCGGCCTGTACGACACGGTGATGCTGAAGGAAAACCACATCCGTGCCGCCGGTTCGCTGGCCGCGGCGGTGGCTGCGGCGCGCCGGCAATGGCCGGCATTGCCGCTGGTGGTCGAGGTCGAGGATCTGGCGCAGCTGCGGCAGGCACTGGAAGCTGGCTGCGAACGCATCCTGCTGGATGACTTCAGCCCGGATCTGCGCCGCGAGGCGGTGCGCATCACGGCCGGCCGCATCCCGCTGGAAGTCTCCGGCAGCGTCGGACTGGGTGGCCTGCGTTCGATCGCCGAAGACGGCGTGGACTGCATTTCCATCGGCGGCCTGACCAAGCACGTGCAGGCCATCGACCTGTCGCTGAAGCTGGGCCCGCCGCCGGGTTGA
- a CDS encoding Trm112 family protein produces the protein MDRKLLDLLVSPDTRQPLSLLDGKGLEALNKAISAGAVNKADGNPLAQPLREALVTRDRKQVFRVDDGIPVLLAEEAIPTAQIADFPAA, from the coding sequence ATGGATCGCAAGCTGCTCGACCTGCTGGTGTCGCCGGACACCCGCCAGCCCCTGTCCCTGCTGGATGGCAAGGGCCTGGAAGCCCTCAACAAGGCCATTTCCGCCGGCGCGGTGAACAAGGCCGATGGCAACCCGCTGGCGCAGCCGCTGCGCGAAGCGCTGGTCACCCGCGACCGCAAACAGGTGTTCCGCGTTGACGACGGCATCCCGGTGCTGCTGGCCGAGGAAGCCATCCCGACCGCCCAGATCGCCGACTTCCCGGCCGCATGA
- the purE gene encoding 5-(carboxyamino)imidazole ribonucleotide mutase, translating to MTPNPIAPLVGIVMGSRSDWETMQHAAQKLEALGVPFEVKVVSAHRTPDVLFSYAEQAGPRGLRAIIAGAGGAAHLPGMIAAKTAVPVLGVPVQSKALNGMDSLLSIVQMPAGIPVATFAIGNAGASNAALFAAAMLASDQPAIGQALDAFRARQTEDVMAHDDPRQ from the coding sequence ATGACCCCCAACCCGATCGCGCCGCTTGTCGGCATCGTCATGGGTTCCCGTTCCGACTGGGAAACCATGCAGCACGCCGCCCAGAAGCTTGAAGCCCTGGGTGTTCCGTTCGAAGTGAAGGTGGTGTCCGCGCATCGGACGCCGGATGTGTTGTTCAGTTACGCCGAGCAGGCGGGCCCGCGTGGCCTGCGCGCGATCATCGCCGGTGCCGGCGGTGCCGCCCACCTGCCGGGCATGATCGCCGCCAAGACCGCGGTTCCGGTGCTGGGCGTGCCAGTGCAGTCCAAGGCCCTCAACGGCATGGACTCGCTGCTGTCGATCGTGCAGATGCCGGCCGGCATCCCGGTCGCTACTTTCGCCATCGGCAATGCCGGCGCATCCAACGCGGCGCTGTTCGCCGCCGCGATGCTGGCCAGCGACCAGCCGGCGATCGGGCAGGCGCTCGACGCCTTCCGTGCACGCCAGACCGAAGACGTGATGGCCCACGACGATCCGCGCCAATGA
- a CDS encoding 5-(carboxyamino)imidazole ribonucleotide synthase, with the protein MSMTVGILGGGQLARMMVLAGAPLGLRFALYDPATDACSGPLAPLTVGAFDDRQALADFAAKVDVVTFDFENVPADSAQFLADRVPVYPPPAALAVAQDRLSEKTLFQQLGIPLPAFADIRSRDELAAKAAEFGLPCILKTRRLGYDGKGQFRLRSEADIDAAWDALGAQVERTGLILEGFVAFQREVSVVAVRGRDGSFQAWPVTGNWHVDGVLSASVAPAVLSDAEQQAAIGYARRVAEHLEYVGVFALELFCRDGELLANEMAPRVHNSGHWTIEGSETSQFENHLRAVLGLPLGSTRMLGHACMLNWLGAMPDPSPVLAQASGHWHDYGKEPREGRKVGHATLRDDDAAALADALDQVGLELDRQAQVAPAVHALRNR; encoded by the coding sequence ATGAGCATGACCGTCGGCATCCTGGGCGGCGGCCAGCTCGCCCGCATGATGGTCCTGGCCGGTGCGCCGCTGGGGCTGCGCTTCGCCTTGTATGACCCGGCGACCGACGCCTGCAGCGGCCCGCTGGCGCCGCTCACCGTCGGCGCCTTCGATGATCGCCAGGCGCTGGCGGACTTCGCTGCCAAGGTCGATGTGGTCACCTTCGATTTCGAGAACGTGCCGGCCGACAGCGCGCAGTTCCTGGCCGATCGCGTGCCGGTCTACCCGCCGCCAGCGGCGCTGGCGGTGGCTCAGGACCGGTTGAGCGAAAAAACCCTGTTCCAGCAGTTGGGTATCCCGCTGCCGGCGTTCGCCGACATCCGCAGCCGCGATGAGCTGGCTGCGAAGGCGGCCGAGTTCGGCCTGCCGTGCATCCTCAAGACCCGCCGCCTCGGTTATGACGGCAAGGGCCAGTTCCGGTTGCGCAGCGAGGCCGACATCGATGCCGCGTGGGATGCGCTGGGTGCGCAGGTCGAACGTACCGGCCTGATCCTGGAAGGTTTTGTCGCCTTCCAGCGCGAGGTCAGCGTCGTCGCCGTGCGTGGCCGCGATGGCAGCTTCCAGGCCTGGCCGGTCACCGGCAATTGGCATGTCGACGGCGTGCTGTCGGCCAGCGTGGCCCCGGCCGTGCTGTCCGATGCCGAGCAGCAGGCCGCGATCGGCTATGCCCGCCGCGTTGCCGAGCACCTGGAGTATGTGGGCGTATTCGCGCTGGAGCTGTTCTGCCGTGACGGCGAACTGCTGGCCAACGAGATGGCGCCGCGCGTGCACAACTCCGGCCACTGGACCATCGAAGGCAGCGAGACCTCGCAGTTCGAGAACCACCTGCGTGCCGTGCTGGGCCTGCCGCTGGGCAGCACCCGCATGCTCGGCCATGCCTGCATGCTGAACTGGCTGGGTGCAATGCCGGACCCGTCGCCGGTGCTGGCCCAGGCCAGCGGCCATTGGCACGACTACGGCAAGGAGCCGCGCGAAGGCCGCAAGGTCGGCCACGCCACGTTGCGCGACGATGATGCTGCAGCGCTGGCCGATGCGCTGGACCAGGTCGGGCTGGAGCTGGACCGTCAGGCCCAGGTGGCGCCGGCGGTGCACGCGCTGCGCAACCGCTGA
- a CDS encoding carboxymuconolactone decarboxylase family protein, which translates to MLDWNAYRKELKGRIGEIGKLSPDTVKGYATLSNAGAQTNHLDAKTRELIALAVAVTTRCDGCITVHVDAALKHGASREEIAEALGVAVSLNAGAALVYSARVMDAVAAHESA; encoded by the coding sequence ATGCTCGACTGGAATGCCTACCGCAAGGAACTGAAGGGCCGCATCGGCGAGATCGGCAAGCTCTCGCCGGACACGGTCAAGGGTTATGCCACCCTGTCCAATGCCGGTGCCCAGACCAACCACCTCGATGCGAAGACGCGCGAGCTGATCGCGCTGGCGGTAGCGGTGACCACCCGCTGCGACGGCTGCATCACCGTGCACGTCGACGCAGCGCTGAAGCATGGCGCCAGCCGCGAGGAAATCGCCGAAGCACTGGGCGTGGCGGTGTCGCTCAATGCCGGTGCGGCGCTGGTGTACTCGGCGCGGGTGATGGATGCCGTGGCTGCGCACGAGAGCGCGTGA
- a CDS encoding superoxide dismutase: protein MPVELPALPYLSGSLQPHLSAQTLELHHGRHHRAYVDAVNAGILGTEWEEASLEEIVRQTQGKLFDAAAQAWNHGFYWQCLRPRGGGEPQGRLSELVKRQFGDAQRLREEFNRTALGLFGSGWVWLVQHPGGQLGIQATRNAGTPLTGESTPLLCCDVWEHAYYTDYQNDRARYLDAFWQLVNWDFAESQLR, encoded by the coding sequence ATGCCCGTCGAATTGCCTGCCCTGCCCTACCTTTCCGGCTCCCTGCAGCCACACCTGTCCGCACAGACCCTGGAACTGCACCACGGCCGACATCATCGTGCCTATGTGGATGCGGTCAATGCCGGCATCCTTGGCACCGAGTGGGAGGAAGCGTCGCTGGAGGAGATCGTCCGCCAGACCCAGGGAAAGCTGTTCGATGCGGCCGCCCAGGCGTGGAACCACGGCTTCTACTGGCAGTGCCTGCGCCCGCGTGGTGGCGGCGAACCGCAGGGCCGTCTGAGCGAGCTGGTGAAGCGCCAGTTCGGTGATGCGCAGCGCCTGCGCGAGGAATTCAACCGCACCGCGCTGGGCCTATTCGGCTCCGGCTGGGTGTGGCTGGTACAGCATCCGGGTGGGCAGCTGGGCATCCAGGCCACCCGCAATGCCGGCACGCCGCTGACCGGTGAAAGCACGCCATTGCTGTGCTGCGATGTCTGGGAGCATGCCTACTACACCGACTACCAGAATGACCGCGCGCGTTATCTGGATGCGTTCTGGCAGCTGGTCAACTGGGACTTTGCCGAAAGCCAGCTGCGCTGA
- the grxD gene encoding Grx4 family monothiol glutaredoxin: MAVMQQIQAEVDRYPLVLFMKGTPQYPMCGFSSRAVQALMAAGAVTLRTVNVLEEPEIRANLPRFSNLPTFPQLFINGELIGGCDIVLELFEAGELKRIVEEATQG; encoded by the coding sequence GTGGCGGTAATGCAGCAAATCCAGGCCGAGGTCGATCGTTACCCGCTCGTGCTGTTCATGAAGGGCACCCCGCAATACCCGATGTGCGGCTTTTCCAGCCGCGCCGTACAGGCCTTGATGGCGGCCGGCGCTGTCACCCTGCGCACCGTCAACGTGCTGGAAGAACCCGAGATCCGCGCCAACCTGCCGCGCTTCTCCAATCTGCCGACATTCCCGCAGTTGTTCATCAACGGCGAGTTGATCGGCGGCTGCGACATCGTGCTTGAACTGTTCGAGGCCGGCGAGCTCAAGCGCATCGTCGAAGAGGCGACCCAGGGATGA
- a CDS encoding SDR family NAD(P)-dependent oxidoreductase: MSAWPSTSPTDGALDGLPLQDRVVLVAGAGGGLGSAAAVAAAAAGATVVLLGRKPRRLDRVYAQVQAVGPEPLLYPLDLEGASPDDYAELAQALQRELGRLDGLLVCAAHFPGLTPFELADPASFARAVHVTLTAPAWLAQACLPLLRQREDAALVFAVDAPERVGQAYWGGYGAAQHGLRGLISSLHDELGRSPVRVSGLYPGPLRTALRARAYSVDQDPAAQGPEAAAAAAVALLSSAGGAWRGRILDVSEALPGE, from the coding sequence ATGAGTGCCTGGCCATCGACGTCACCGACCGACGGGGCGCTCGATGGCCTTCCGTTGCAGGATCGCGTGGTGCTGGTTGCCGGCGCCGGCGGTGGGCTGGGCAGCGCGGCGGCCGTTGCCGCAGCAGCGGCCGGCGCCACGGTGGTCCTGCTGGGGCGCAAGCCGCGCCGCCTGGATCGCGTCTATGCCCAGGTCCAGGCGGTGGGGCCGGAGCCGCTGCTGTACCCGCTGGACCTGGAAGGGGCCAGTCCTGACGACTATGCCGAGCTGGCCCAGGCCCTTCAGCGCGAGCTGGGGCGACTGGACGGCCTGCTGGTCTGTGCCGCGCATTTTCCTGGCCTGACCCCGTTCGAACTGGCCGACCCGGCCAGTTTCGCCCGTGCCGTGCATGTCACCCTCACCGCCCCGGCATGGCTGGCCCAGGCCTGCCTGCCGCTGCTGCGGCAGCGCGAGGATGCCGCCCTGGTGTTTGCCGTCGATGCCCCCGAGCGGGTCGGGCAGGCCTACTGGGGCGGTTATGGTGCGGCCCAGCATGGCCTGCGAGGCCTGATCAGTAGTCTGCATGACGAACTCGGCCGCAGCCCGGTGCGGGTCAGTGGCCTGTACCCCGGCCCCCTGCGCACGGCACTCCGCGCGCGGGCCTATTCAGTTGACCAGGACCCGGCCGCGCAAGGGCCGGAGGCGGCCGCCGCTGCGGCCGTAGCCCTGCTGTCCAGCGCCGGCGGCGCGTGGCGGGGCCGTATCCTCGATGTCAGTGAGGCGCTCCCCGGCGAGTGA